One stretch of Numenius arquata chromosome 8, bNumArq3.hap1.1, whole genome shotgun sequence DNA includes these proteins:
- the TMEM61 gene encoding transmembrane protein 61: MAAASFRYGMTITGAVLLVTGTLCFAWWSDGEVGSSASSGARLLPPREAEAVPSSSSSALLRSVSFFCCGIGGILLLFGLLWSVKANARVVSRRYQYHFPRDLQYFTAEPLEKWNCSTWDASAIPTYEEALTCRPAHAAPAYVQPPGRKEELTPPLYRYLEEEESWQGGRRRSSSDSALFRPSPSWLETQHPGEPRETPPPSYENISVRGV; encoded by the exons ATGGCAGCTGCCTCTTTCCGCTACGGCATGACCATCACCGGGGCCGTGCTGCTGGTGACGGGGACGCTGTGCTTTGCCTGGTGGAGCGACGGGGAGGTGGGCTCCTCGGCCAGCAGCGGGGCTCGCCTCCTGCCTCCCCGGGAAGCTGAGGCTgttcccagctcctcctccagcgcCCTGCTCCGCTCCGTCAGCTTCTTCTGCTGTGGCATCGgcggcatcctcctcctcttcggcCTCCTCTGGTCCGTGAAAGCCAACGCCAGGGTGGTCTCCCGCCGCTACCAGTACCATTTCCCCAGGGACCTGCAGTACTTCACCGCGGAGCCTCTGGAGAAGTGGAACTGCAG CACCTGGGATGCCAGCGCCATCCCCACCTATGAAGAAGCCCTGACCTGCAGACCTGCCCATGCTGCTCCAGCCTATGTCCAGCCcccggggaggaaggaggagctcACACCGCCCCTGTATCGctacctggaggaggaggagagctggcagGGTGGCCGCCGGCGCAGCTCCTCTGACAGCGCCTTGTTCCGCCCCAGCCCGTCCTGGCTGGAGacccagcaccctggggagccGCGGGAAACACCTCCCCCCAGCTACGAAAACATCAGTGTCCGGGGTGTCTGa